The following proteins are encoded in a genomic region of Stutzerimonas balearica DSM 6083:
- a CDS encoding urease subunit beta: MIPGEYQIQDGEIELNAGRRTLTLSVANSGDRPIQVGSHYHFFETNDALTFDRAATRGMRLNIPAGTAVRFEPGQSREVQLVELAGERRVFGFAGRIMGAL, from the coding sequence ATGATTCCCGGCGAATACCAGATCCAGGACGGCGAGATCGAACTCAACGCCGGCCGCCGCACCCTGACCCTCTCGGTTGCGAACAGCGGCGACCGGCCGATTCAGGTCGGCTCGCATTACCACTTTTTCGAAACCAACGACGCCCTCACCTTCGACCGCGCCGCCACGCGCGGCATGCGCCTGAACATCCCGGCCGGCACCGCGGTGCGCTTCGAACCGGGACAGAGCCGAGAGGTCCAGCTGGTCGAGCTGGCCGGCGAGCGCCGGGTGTTCGGCTTTGCCGGGCGGATAATGGGCGCGCTCTAG
- a CDS encoding TorF family putative porin, whose amino-acid sequence MTRILLPLCLAALAGCATDTRVIERDLGEFDLKLGTAPTRSMAQGLVAPTTAGAFHGGLDLSHASGWYVGQWSPSAGISADHQLELNSYLGYATQPQSGAPGYELGLIRYSFPEVQSWDRNEYYAGLTLDERRIGAALSDAAGRTDSTLYLDLGRVTPFAVGVRMKYAAHALEAPHLLPGGDQVRMFSDWSLNLSRPWLGIQLDLSYTDSNLRPHECGAYSGMNAECGEVITFRAERLLF is encoded by the coding sequence ATGACCAGGATTCTTTTGCCGCTCTGCCTCGCCGCCCTGGCCGGTTGCGCCACCGATACGCGGGTGATCGAGCGCGACCTGGGCGAGTTCGATCTCAAGCTTGGCACGGCGCCGACCCGCAGCATGGCCCAGGGCCTGGTCGCACCGACCACCGCCGGTGCCTTTCATGGCGGGCTGGACCTCAGCCATGCCAGCGGCTGGTACGTCGGCCAGTGGTCGCCGAGCGCGGGCATCAGTGCCGACCACCAGCTCGAGCTCAATTCCTATCTGGGCTACGCCACGCAACCGCAGAGCGGCGCACCGGGCTATGAGCTGGGGCTCATCCGCTACAGCTTTCCTGAAGTGCAAAGCTGGGACCGCAACGAGTACTACGCCGGCCTGACCCTGGACGAAAGGCGTATCGGCGCGGCCCTGAGCGACGCCGCCGGGCGCACCGACAGCACGCTGTACCTGGACCTTGGCCGGGTGACGCCCTTTGCCGTGGGCGTGCGCATGAAGTACGCAGCCCACGCGCTGGAGGCTCCGCACCTGCTGCCCGGCGGCGACCAGGTCCGCATGTTCAGCGACTGGTCGCTGAACCTCTCGCGCCCCTGGCTGGGCATCCAGCTGGACCTGTCCTACACCGACTCCAACCTGCGCCCCCACGAGTGCGGTGCCTACTCGGGGATGAATGCCGAATGCGGTGAGGTGATCACCTTCCGCGCCGAGCGCCTGCTGTTCTGA
- a CDS encoding DksA/TraR family C4-type zinc finger protein codes for MATGWAGDGAVQDQIDSTIEDAVQRARSRLGRGESLTRCEECDAKIPEARRQAVPGVRLCVKCQAELDKQEAKFSGYNRRGSKDSQLR; via the coding sequence ATGGCCACTGGTTGGGCCGGCGACGGCGCGGTGCAGGACCAGATCGACAGTACCATCGAGGATGCGGTGCAACGTGCGCGCAGCCGGCTCGGGCGAGGTGAGAGCCTGACGCGTTGCGAGGAATGCGACGCGAAGATCCCCGAGGCCAGGCGCCAGGCCGTGCCGGGGGTGCGGCTGTGCGTGAAATGCCAGGCCGAGCTGGACAAGCAGGAAGCCAAGTTCAGCGGCTACAACCGCCGCGGCAGCAAGGACAGCCAGCTGCGCTGA
- the ureC gene encoding urease subunit alpha, translated as MKISRQAYADMFGPTVGDKVRLADTDLWIEVEKDFTTYGEEVKFGGGKVIRDGMGQSQLCAAEVVDTLITNALILDHWGIVKADVGLKDGRIAAIGKAGNPDIQPDVTIAIGASTEVIAGEGMILTAGGIDSHIHFICPQQIEEALMSGVTTMIGGGTGPATGTNATTVTPGPWHMAMMLKAADAFPMNIGFTGKGNASLPEPLIEQVKAGAIGLKLHEDWGTTPAAIDNCLSVADQYDVQVAIHTDTLNESGFVETTLGAFKGRTIHTYHTEGAGGGHAPDIIKACGFANVLPSSTNPTRPFTRNTIDEHLDMLMVCHHLDPSIAEDVAFAESRIRRETIAAEDILHDLGAFSMLSSDSQAMGRVGEVITRTWQTADKMKKQRGALPGDGAGNDNFRAKRYIAKYTINPAITHGVSHEVGSIEVGKWADLVLWRPAFFGVKPSLILKGGAIAASLMGDANASIPTPQPVHYRPMFASFGGSLHASSFTFISQAAFEAGVPEQLGLKKKIGVVKGCRQVQKKDLIHNDYTPDIQVDPQNYQVRADGQLLWCEPAEVLPMAQRYFLF; from the coding sequence ATGAAGATTTCCCGCCAAGCCTATGCCGACATGTTCGGCCCCACCGTCGGCGACAAGGTGCGCCTGGCCGACACCGACCTGTGGATCGAAGTCGAAAAAGACTTCACCACCTATGGCGAAGAGGTGAAGTTCGGCGGCGGCAAGGTGATCCGCGACGGCATGGGCCAGAGCCAGCTGTGCGCCGCCGAAGTGGTCGATACCCTGATCACCAACGCGCTGATCCTCGACCACTGGGGCATCGTCAAGGCCGACGTGGGTCTCAAGGACGGCCGCATCGCCGCCATCGGCAAGGCCGGCAACCCGGACATTCAGCCCGATGTGACCATCGCCATCGGCGCCAGCACCGAAGTCATCGCCGGCGAAGGCATGATCCTCACCGCCGGCGGCATCGACTCGCACATCCACTTCATCTGCCCGCAGCAGATCGAAGAGGCGCTGATGAGCGGCGTCACTACCATGATTGGCGGCGGTACCGGGCCTGCGACCGGCACCAACGCCACCACGGTGACGCCTGGCCCCTGGCACATGGCGATGATGCTCAAGGCCGCAGACGCCTTCCCGATGAACATCGGCTTCACCGGCAAGGGCAATGCCTCGCTGCCCGAGCCGCTGATCGAGCAGGTCAAGGCCGGTGCCATCGGCCTCAAGCTGCACGAGGACTGGGGCACTACGCCGGCGGCCATCGACAACTGCCTGTCGGTCGCCGACCAATACGACGTGCAGGTGGCGATTCATACCGACACGCTGAACGAATCGGGCTTCGTCGAGACGACCCTCGGCGCGTTCAAGGGCCGCACGATCCACACCTACCACACCGAAGGCGCCGGTGGCGGCCACGCGCCCGACATCATCAAGGCCTGCGGCTTCGCCAACGTGCTGCCCAGCTCGACCAACCCGACCCGGCCCTTTACCCGCAACACCATCGACGAGCACCTGGACATGCTCATGGTTTGCCACCACCTCGACCCGAGCATCGCCGAGGACGTGGCCTTCGCCGAGAGCCGCATCCGCCGCGAGACCATCGCCGCCGAGGACATTCTCCACGACCTCGGCGCCTTCTCCATGCTCAGCTCCGACAGCCAGGCCATGGGCCGCGTCGGCGAGGTGATCACCCGCACCTGGCAGACCGCCGACAAGATGAAGAAGCAGCGCGGCGCCCTGCCCGGCGACGGCGCGGGCAACGACAACTTCCGCGCCAAACGCTACATCGCCAAGTACACCATCAACCCGGCGATCACCCACGGCGTCAGCCACGAGGTGGGCTCGATCGAAGTGGGCAAGTGGGCCGACCTGGTGCTCTGGCGTCCGGCGTTCTTCGGCGTCAAGCCGAGCCTGATCCTCAAGGGCGGCGCCATTGCCGCGAGCCTGATGGGCGACGCCAATGCGTCGATCCCGACACCGCAACCGGTGCACTACCGACCGATGTTCGCGAGCTTTGGCGGCTCGCTGCACGCGTCGAGCTTCACCTTCATCAGCCAGGCCGCGTTCGAAGCCGGCGTGCCGGAACAGCTGGGGCTGAAGAAGAAGATCGGCGTGGTGAAGGGCTGTCGTCAGGTGCAGAAAAAGGACCTGATCCACAACGACTACACACCGGACATCCAGGTCGACCCGCAGAACTATCAGGTCCGTGCGGACGGGCAATTGCTCTGGTGCGAGCCGGCCGAGGTGCTGCCGATGGCGCAGCGCTATTTCCTGTTCTGA